The Flavobacteriales bacterium genome segment GCAATAGCGCCCTGCGGGACGCTACTGCTCACAGCTAAACCGTTGGCAACAAGTATGAAAACCTACAACTCACTTCTTACTTGGGAACAAATCATTGATCGACTGAAAACCAATCGGTCCCGAGGGTTTGTTCCAAACATCGACACGGCATACACCTCATTGAAAGTATTTGATGACGAAGTCAAAATTTTTGGCGCCTACTGTGTCGGACAATTGCATCGCGAACATGACGGGGTGAGTTTGTAGGACAGCAGTTTCTAACGCATTATCTTTAGCGCTACCCGTTGACTCTGTCAAAACCTGTTTCACAATGCCGGCAGCCGCTGGCGGTGTTCTTGCCACATGTATTTCAGAATCGGAAGGTCGGTCAGCAACTCTGGCAGCATTTTTTGGCGACCCGAAAGGCACTTCTATGGAAACGAAGCGGACTACCATGGCAACAAGGCGGTCTGCCATGGAAACGAAGCGGATTGCCATGGAAACAAAGCGGTCTGCAACGGAACCTTACGGCATTACTACGGAATATAGCGGAATGAAAAAGCAACGAAGCAGAACGATAAAGCAACCGAACGGCATTGCAAAGCAACGGAAGAGCATTGCAAAGCAACCTAAAAGCTCTGCAAAGCAACATTGCTCCTTATTGCGGTCTGTAGCGGTCTATGGCGCACGGTCCGTGGAGGTGCATACCGCAGCAGCACCTTTCACAAACGGTCAATAAGAATGGAATGAGGAACCGTACTCGCCTTCTTAGCTCAGCTCCGCCAGATACTTGTAGAAGAATGGGATGGTCTGAATGCCTTTGAGGTAATTGAAAACCCCGTAATGCTCGTTGGGCGAGTGGATGGCATCCGAATCCAGTCCGAAACCCATCAGCACCGATTTTACGCCAAGCTCCGCTTCAAACATGGCCACGATGGGAATGCTGCCACCGCCACGCATCGGAATGGGTGCCTTGCCAAAAGTGGTCTCCATGGCTTTGTAAGCCGCTTGATATCCTGTAAAATCGGTCGGTGTCAGAAATGGGTCGCCACCGTGGTGCGGTGTGGCCTTCACCTTTATCGAAGCGGGCGCAATGGCCACCAAGTGCTTCAAAAGCATATCGGTCACTTTATCGGGGTTCTGTCCCGGAACCAATCGGCACGATATCTTGGCGTAAGCCTTGGACGGAAGGACCGTTTTGGCACCCTTGCCGATGTAACCGCCCCAAATTCCGTTCACATCCAATGTTGGGCGAATGGTACAACGCTCCATGGTGGAATAACCTTTCTCGCCTTGCACGGCATCAATGTCGAGGTCGGCCATGTATTCCTTCTCATCAAATGGTGCCTTGGCCATTTCGGCCCGGTCGGCCGCACTTACTTCCAGCACGTCATCGTAAAAACCGGGAATGGTGATCTTGCCGTTCTCATCGTGCAACGAGTCGATCATGTCGCACAGCACATTGATCGGGTTGGCCACCGCGCCACCGTAAATACCCGAATGCAGGTCGCGTTTGGGGCCGGTCACTTCCACCTCAATGTAGCTGAGGCCGCGCAATCCCACCGTAATGGACGGGACATCATTGGCGATCATGGCCGTGTCTGAAATGAGCACAAGGTCAGACGTCAGTCGTTCCTTGTTCGCTTTTACAAAGATCCCGAGGTTGTCCGAACCTACCTCTTCCTCACCTTCAATCATAAACTTGACGTTGCACGGAAGCCCATCGGTTTTCATCATCAGTTCGGCCGCTTTCACGTGCATGTACATCTGGCCTTTGTCATCGCAGGCACCGCGCGCGTAGATCTTGCCGTCTTTTATCACGGGTTCAAATGCGGGAGAATCCCACAGGTCCAACGGGTCGGGCGGTTGCACATCATAATGACCGTAAACCAGCACGGTTGGCAGCTTCGGATCCACGATCTTCTCGCCATAAACAATGGGGAAACCTGCTGTTGGGCAGATCTCCACCTTCTCCACACCGATCTCCCTCAAGCGG includes the following:
- a CDS encoding dipeptidase; the encoded protein is MDLQTVDSYIESNKDRFLQELIDLLRIPSVSADPAFSKDVHSTAKLLADRLREIGVEKVEICPTAGFPIVYGEKIVDPKLPTVLVYGHYDVQPPDPLDLWDSPAFEPVIKDGKIYARGACDDKGQMYMHVKAAELMMKTDGLPCNVKFMIEGEEEVGSDNLGIFVKANKERLTSDLVLISDTAMIANDVPSITVGLRGLSYIEVEVTGPKRDLHSGIYGGAVANPINVLCDMIDSLHDENGKITIPGFYDDVLEVSAADRAEMAKAPFDEKEYMADLDIDAVQGEKGYSTMERCTIRPTLDVNGIWGGYIGKGAKTVLPSKAYAKISCRLVPGQNPDKVTDMLLKHLVAIAPASIKVKATPHHGGDPFLTPTDFTGYQAAYKAMETTFGKAPIPMRGGGSIPIVAMFEAELGVKSVLMGFGLDSDAIHSPNEHYGVFNYLKGIQTIPFFYKYLAELS